In the genome of Triticum urartu cultivar G1812 chromosome 5, Tu2.1, whole genome shotgun sequence, one region contains:
- the LOC125510102 gene encoding polygalacturonate 4-alpha-galacturonosyltransferase, producing MASPKRLPYSSAGAGGGGGARRGSGALPPVVVLVFLFVLAPSIFFVVRSGGHVHVASDPKGADGNQETDWQEQLATNNLKSVLSKEVIDAIAASQQETGTLNLDFFRDHPSPSWKTDDLVDHKMNTNLVVDDKAKTQNSSAEHVPLIYKAPKDGSDGHQVDTAAKIARRKLREIRREKRAMDLVRKDDEALVKLENAAIERSKAVDSAVLGKYSIWRKENENENSDSTVRLMRDQIIMARVYSVLAKSKNKHGLYQELQSRIKESHRAVGEATADADLHRSAPDRMRAMGQVLTKAREELYDCKVISQRLRAMLQSADEQVRSLKKQSTFLSQLAAKTIPNSIHCLSMRLTIDYYLLPVEKRKFPRSENLENPELYHYALFSDNVLAASVVVNSTIMNAKEPEKHVFHLVTDKLNFGAMNMWFLLNPPGKATIHVENVDEFKWLNSSYCPVLRQLESAAMKEFYFKADRPTTLSAGSSNLKYRNPKYLSMLNHLRFYLPEIYPKLDKILFLDDDIVVQKDLTGLWDVDLNGMVNGAVFTCGESFHRFDKYLNFSNPHIARNFDPNACGWAYGMNIFDLKQWKNKDITGIYHKWQTMNEDRVLWKLGTLPPGLMTFYKLTHPLDKSWHVLGLGYNPSIDRSEIDNAAVAHYNGNMKPWLELAMTKYRPYWTRYIKYDHPYIRGCNLSE from the exons ATGGCGTCCCCGAAGCGGCTCCCGTACTCCTCCGCgggcgctggcggcggcggcggagcgagGCGCGGCTCCGGCGCGCTGCCGCCGGTGGTGGTCCTCGTCTTCCTCTTCGTCCTCGCGCCGTCGATCTTCTTCGTCGTGCGCAGCGGCGGCCACGTCCACGTCGCGTCCG ATCCCAAGGGTGCTGATGGTAACCAG GAAACAGATTGGCAAGAGCAACTGGCAACAAACAATCTGAAATCTGTTTTGTCTAAGGAG GTAATCGATGCTATAGCTGCTAGTCAACAAGAAACAGGCACTCTGAATCTTGACTTCTTTAGGGATCATCCCTCTCCTTCTTGGAAAACTGATGATCTAGTTGATCACAAGATGAATACTAATTTGGTTGTTGACGACAAGGCAAAAACTCAAAACAGTTCTGCAGAACATGTACCTCTAATATATAAAGCACCCAAGGATGGTTCAG ATGGACATCAAGTTGATACAGCAGCAAAAATAGCTCGAAGG AAACTACGGGAGATAAGGCGGGAAAAGAGGGCAATGGATTTGGTACGGAAAGATGATGAAGCGCTTGTTAAGCTGGAGAATGCGGCTATTGAGCGATCGAAGGCTGTAGATTCTGCTGTCCTTGGGAAATACAGCATATGGAGAAAAGAGAATGAGAATGAGAACTCAGATTCAACAGTCAGGTTGATGAGGGACCAAATTATTATGGCTCGTGTTTACTCTGTGCTTGCAAAATCAAAGAACAAGCATGGTCTTTATCAAGAACTGCAGAGCCGAATCAAGGAAAGCCATCGGGCCGTAGGAGAGGCTACTGCAGATGCTGACCTTCATCGCAG TGCACCTGATAGAATGAGAGCGATGGGTCAAGTTTTAACCAAGGCCAGAGAAGAATTGTATGATTGCAAGGTGATAAGTCAGAGACTAAGGGCAATGCTTCAGTCAGCAGATGAACAGGTCAGGAGCTTGAAGAAGCAGAGCACATTTCTCAGCCAGTTGGCTGCAAAGACGATTCCAAACAGCATTCACTGCTTGTCTATGCGCTTAACAATAGATTACTATCTCCTTCCTGTGGAGAAACGGAAGTTCCCGAGGAGTGAAAACTTGGAAAATCCAGAGCTCTACCACTATGCACTTTTCTCGGACAATGTCTTGGCTGCCTCTGTTGTTGTAAACTCAACCATCATGAATGCCAAG GAGCCTGAGAAACATGTTTTCCATCTTGTGACTGATAAGTTGAACTTTGGAGCCATGAACATGTGGTTTTTGCTGAACCCACCTGGCAAGGCCACTATCCATGTTGAGAATGTGGATGAGTTTAAGTGGTTGAACTCATCGTACTGTCCTGTTTTACGTCAACTGGAGTCTGCTGCCATGAAAGAGTTTTATTTCAAGGCTGATCGTCCCACCACTCTTTCAGCAGGTTCTTCAAACCTAAAGTACCGTAACCCCAAGTACCTTTCCATGCTGAACCACTTGAGATTTTATCTCCCGGAGATCTATCCAAAGTTGGATAAGATACTTTTCCTCGATGATGACATAGTTGTGCAGAAAGATTTGACAGGATTGTGGGATGTTGATCTAAACGGAATGGTTAATGGTGCAGTGTTTACCTGTGGAGAGAGTTTCCACCGTTTTGACAAGTATCTTAACTTCTCAAATCCACACATTGCTCGGAACTTTGACCCTAATGCTTGTGGTTGGGCTTATGGGATGAACATCTTTGATCTCAAGCAGTGGAAGAACAAAGATATTACCGGGATCTACCACAAGTGGCAAACCATG AATGAAGACAGGGTTCTTTGGAAGCTCGGGACACTTCCACCTGGGCTCATGACGTTCTACAAGCTGACGCATCCCCTGGATAAATCGTGGCATGTCCTTGGACTAGGATACAACCCAAGCATCGACCGCTCAGAGATAGACAATGCTGCTGTCGCTCACTACAATGGGAACATGAAGCCATGGCTGGAGCTGGCAATGACCAAGTACCGACCATACTGGACAAGGTATATAAAGTACGACCACCCTTACATCCGCGGATGCAACCTGAGTGAGTAG